One genomic region from Leptospira tipperaryensis encodes:
- a CDS encoding lipoate--protein ligase family protein, with amino-acid sequence MRTFSFFQNSERSATYNLAIEEAIGLHLVSSGYGAGLRIWKNPFSIVVGLSEKPEETVLPEILNPFLESEKNAGKESVLKNKKNIQKNSSPSIVRRASGGGTVVHHPEENLNFTFFISLDVKPELYKVKESYDYFLGLVISSLKKQTLDASFRGKSDLAVFDQGLEKKISGNAQFRKRGAVVHHGTLILKPSLIERVSGLLKHPPEEPEYRKNRKHSDFVTALPEDFSTLKFGQDLSHVFAESLGLSRMDTEKDPRFTKLILREAKLLLENKYSRMDFILRD; translated from the coding sequence ATGCGCACATTCTCCTTTTTCCAAAACTCCGAACGCTCCGCAACTTATAACCTGGCCATCGAAGAAGCGATCGGACTCCATCTGGTATCCTCCGGGTACGGAGCCGGACTTCGAATCTGGAAAAATCCATTTTCCATCGTAGTGGGACTTTCTGAAAAACCGGAAGAAACCGTTTTGCCGGAAATACTCAATCCATTCTTAGAATCCGAAAAAAATGCGGGAAAAGAATCGGTTCTCAAAAACAAAAAAAACATCCAAAAGAATTCTTCACCTTCGATCGTAAGAAGAGCAAGCGGCGGAGGAACCGTAGTCCATCATCCGGAAGAGAATCTCAACTTTACATTCTTCATCTCCTTGGACGTAAAACCGGAACTCTACAAGGTAAAAGAATCCTACGATTATTTTTTAGGCTTGGTCATCTCCTCTCTAAAAAAACAAACGTTAGACGCTTCTTTCCGAGGAAAATCGGATCTCGCGGTCTTCGATCAAGGTTTGGAAAAAAAGATTTCTGGAAACGCACAATTTAGAAAAAGAGGAGCTGTCGTCCATCACGGAACGTTGATCTTAAAACCTTCCCTCATAGAAAGGGTTTCCGGACTTCTCAAACATCCTCCCGAAGAACCTGAATACAGAAAGAATCGAAAACACTCTGACTTTGTGACCGCACTTCCGGAAGATTTTTCGACCCTAAAATTTGGCCAAGACCTATCTCATGTATTTGCCGAATCCCTAGGCCTTTCCAGAATGGACACAGAGAAGGATCCCCGATTTACAAAATTGATTCTCAGAGAAGCAAAACTGCTCTTGGAGAACAAATACTCGAGGATGGATTTCATCCTCAGAGACTGA
- a CDS encoding GNAT family N-acetyltransferase, translated as MKYSYPPEPTILVGEHVELHPLRMEHHDSLIEAVKDGELWKLWYTHVPAPEGMKAWIEKAILEEKEKLSLPFVVKRKSDQKILGSTRFMNIETFANRMEIGTTWYRKEAQKTAVNTECKLLLLEHAFEKLDCIAVEFRTHRLNDASRKAIARLGAVQDGIIRNHRIMPNGTMRDTVIFSIIAGEWPTVKSHLQFKLGRI; from the coding sequence ATGAAATATTCTTATCCTCCAGAACCAACGATCCTTGTCGGAGAACATGTGGAACTCCATCCCCTAAGAATGGAACATCACGATTCTTTAATAGAAGCCGTAAAAGACGGAGAGCTCTGGAAACTCTGGTATACTCACGTCCCTGCTCCGGAGGGAATGAAGGCGTGGATAGAAAAAGCCATTCTCGAAGAAAAAGAAAAACTTTCCCTTCCCTTCGTAGTAAAACGAAAAAGCGATCAGAAGATTCTCGGAAGCACGCGCTTTATGAACATCGAAACCTTTGCAAATCGGATGGAGATTGGAACCACCTGGTATCGAAAGGAAGCTCAAAAGACCGCGGTCAACACCGAATGCAAGCTTCTTCTTTTAGAACACGCTTTTGAAAAACTGGATTGTATCGCCGTCGAATTTAGGACGCATCGGCTCAACGATGCTTCTCGAAAAGCGATCGCAAGACTGGGCGCGGTTCAAGATGGAATCATCCGAAACCACAGAATTATGCCGAATGGAACGATGAGAGATACGGTAATCTTTAGTATCATCGCAGGTGAATGGCCTACCGTGAAAAGCCATCTCCAATTTAAGTTGGGAAGAATCTAA
- a CDS encoding rhomboid family intramembrane serine protease: MTGIYNRIGPELTPVVRILLILNGGIFAIQLLLSWTVGDYLTLYFGLTPDLITHRYFVWQFITYAFLHSVQNFFHILFNMFSLWMFGSILENHWGGKNFLKFYLFACFMGGFFPWSLHLLGLHQGTIIGASGGIYGLLVAFALIWPNQELLFMGFFPLKAKYMVIILMLIIAFSGPGGNVAHMAHAGGAIGGALYFFYYNKLKSKIPISFSLSRYLQKRKMKKWQEEMNRKILVREEVDLLLDKISKSGMDSLSRKEKKFLKEASSQYYSEE, translated from the coding sequence ATGACAGGCATCTACAATCGAATCGGGCCGGAGCTAACTCCCGTAGTTCGGATTCTCTTAATCTTAAACGGGGGAATTTTTGCGATTCAACTCCTTCTTTCCTGGACGGTAGGAGATTATCTCACTCTCTATTTCGGATTAACGCCGGATCTAATCACACATCGTTACTTTGTCTGGCAGTTCATTACTTACGCATTTTTACATTCGGTTCAGAATTTCTTTCATATTCTGTTTAACATGTTTTCTCTCTGGATGTTCGGTTCCATTTTGGAAAATCACTGGGGAGGAAAAAACTTTCTTAAGTTCTATCTCTTCGCTTGTTTTATGGGGGGATTCTTTCCTTGGAGTTTGCATCTCTTGGGATTACATCAAGGTACGATCATCGGAGCCTCGGGTGGAATCTACGGTCTTTTAGTCGCGTTTGCTCTGATCTGGCCGAATCAGGAATTGCTGTTTATGGGATTTTTCCCTTTGAAGGCGAAATACATGGTGATCATTTTGATGCTGATCATCGCATTCTCCGGTCCTGGCGGAAACGTCGCGCACATGGCACACGCGGGCGGTGCGATCGGTGGAGCCCTTTATTTCTTTTATTATAATAAACTTAAGTCTAAGATTCCAATTTCGTTTTCATTGAGCCGTTATCTTCAAAAAAGAAAGATGAAAAAATGGCAAGAAGAGATGAATCGAAAAATTCTTGTCCGAGAGGAAGTGGATCTTCTTCTCGATAAGATTTCCAAGAGTGGAATGGATTCTCTTTCCAGAAAAGAAAAGAAATTTTTAAAAGAAGCCTCGAGTCAGTATTATTCCGAGGAATGA
- a CDS encoding MBL fold metallo-hydrolase, which yields MIIQLYGTRGSISAPLRTTEYIQKLVQILEIVRDGNPNVLSDIEKFISTLPPYLTHVVGGNTTCVSVVLSSGRRIGIDCGTGARVFGDELMQEKFGKGEGKITFFFTHTHWDHIQGLPFFKPLYIPGNELHFYSPFPDLSERFEKQQAPEFFPIAFSALASTKLFTCLQPGETLDLEGDCKASVYPLKHPGGSFAYRLEEKGKVFIFATDAEFTGEDFASVSEMKPFFQDADLLVLDSQYTLDESFQKFDWGHTSYTMAVNCAVAWNVKTLVLTHHEPAYADDVLDIILQEAQAHAVALGNHTLKIELAVEGNEYKLS from the coding sequence GTGATCATCCAGCTTTACGGAACTCGAGGTTCGATTTCCGCCCCTCTCCGTACTACGGAATACATACAAAAGCTCGTTCAAATCCTGGAGATCGTCCGGGATGGAAATCCGAACGTCCTTTCCGATATCGAGAAATTTATTTCCACACTTCCACCGTATCTCACTCACGTAGTGGGCGGTAATACTACTTGCGTTTCCGTTGTCCTTTCTTCGGGGAGAAGAATCGGGATCGACTGCGGGACGGGAGCCCGCGTTTTCGGAGACGAGCTCATGCAGGAAAAATTCGGGAAAGGCGAGGGAAAGATCACATTCTTTTTTACTCACACTCATTGGGACCATATCCAGGGTCTTCCCTTCTTCAAACCCTTGTATATTCCGGGGAATGAACTCCACTTTTATTCTCCCTTCCCCGATCTTTCCGAACGTTTTGAAAAACAACAGGCCCCTGAATTCTTTCCCATTGCATTTTCCGCCCTTGCTTCCACGAAACTCTTTACCTGCCTGCAACCTGGCGAAACTTTGGATTTAGAAGGGGATTGTAAGGCAAGCGTTTATCCTCTCAAACATCCGGGCGGGTCTTTTGCCTACCGTTTGGAAGAGAAGGGAAAGGTCTTTATTTTTGCCACGGATGCGGAATTTACCGGAGAAGATTTTGCTTCCGTTTCGGAGATGAAGCCGTTTTTCCAAGACGCGGATCTTCTCGTTCTGGATTCTCAATATACTTTGGATGAATCCTTCCAAAAATTTGACTGGGGACATACATCCTACACAATGGCCGTAAACTGCGCAGTTGCCTGGAACGTGAAAACCTTGGTTCTCACTCATCACGAGCCCGCGTATGCGGACGACGTTTTGGATATCATTCTTCAGGAAGCGCAGGCGCACGCGGTGGCGCTCGGAAATCATACACTCAAGATCGAACTCGCCGTAGAAGGGAACGAATATAAACTATCATGA